In one window of Streptomyces sp. NBC_01224 DNA:
- a CDS encoding bifunctional SulP family inorganic anion transporter/carbonic anhydrase → MSACVPTRHDRTSRSSRPPRASGIKRPHSPPPPPRRGRFRIAGADLSSSITVFLLAVPMSLGLAVAMDAPLEAGLISAAIGGIVAGLLGGTPLQVSGPSAGLTVVTAELIQIYGWRTTCAITIGAGLLQILLGSLRAARSALAVSPAIVHGTLAGIGVAIALAQLQIVLGGSPQSSAVANALALPDQLGRVSPAAPLIGVLTIAVLILWPRIPGRIGRVVRRIPAALAAVVTATAVAAITAPGIARVDLPSWRSHALPEMPHGPALALATAVLTVMLVASLESLLAAVAVDKLSADRAGGQAAARSKADLTSSSASDPASVSVSVSVSVSASAQGPGPSSSPPPDPPDPPVRRSDLDRELRAQGIANTLSGLVGGLAVSGGAVRSSANVRAGATGRASTVLHGVWVVLAAGLLVTALEQIPLAALAALVMMVGIQMVSFAHIRNVHKHREFLVYGATITGVLLFGVLKGVVIGIAVAVAVALHRLARTRITVTEQGGQHLVVVQGQLTFLAVPRLSRALARLPQDGDAVVELDGFFMDHAAYETIQDWSIAQTAHGGRVVFTGRSGGRIAEPASAAHSCCRPWTPWRNHHCHDRPGQTPETHHARLGTGPASDSGSGSVEDRSPEHHTPHNAPGAHSTPGPADSPTAAPRRTGGNRLFSGLSSFQRNTAPLVREELARLAREGQRPSQLFITCADSRLVTSMITASGPGDLFTVRNIGNLVPPPDAESSDDSVGAAIEYAVDVLKVDSITVCGHSGCGAMQALLGSKPGPDTPPTSLWRWLRHGLPSLERMASRHHAWARISGRLPADAVEQLCLTNVVQQLDHLRAHGPVARRLAEGTLQLHGMYFHVGEAQAYLLAEGASAGLALDEVFNRVDPGDAHASSDSRTLADSHALAGSHVLADSRSPGDADTPGPAAPGDPAGSGELERTGV, encoded by the coding sequence ATGTCCGCTTGCGTCCCCACTCGTCATGACCGCACATCCCGCAGTTCGCGCCCACCCCGCGCCTCGGGAATCAAACGACCGCACAGCCCGCCACCGCCGCCGCGCCGCGGACGATTCCGCATCGCGGGCGCTGACCTGTCCTCATCGATCACGGTCTTCCTGCTCGCCGTCCCTATGTCGCTCGGCCTCGCCGTCGCCATGGATGCCCCGCTGGAGGCCGGCCTCATCTCCGCCGCGATCGGCGGAATCGTCGCTGGACTGCTCGGCGGCACACCCCTCCAGGTCAGCGGCCCGTCCGCCGGACTGACCGTGGTCACAGCCGAGTTGATTCAGATCTACGGCTGGCGCACCACCTGCGCGATCACCATCGGCGCGGGACTTCTGCAGATCCTGCTGGGCTCGTTGCGGGCGGCGCGCAGCGCCCTCGCCGTCAGCCCCGCCATCGTGCACGGCACCCTCGCCGGCATCGGCGTGGCCATCGCACTCGCCCAGCTGCAAATCGTGCTCGGCGGCTCGCCTCAGAGTTCAGCCGTCGCCAACGCCCTCGCCCTTCCGGACCAGTTGGGGCGGGTGAGTCCGGCCGCCCCGCTGATCGGCGTGCTGACCATCGCCGTCCTGATCCTGTGGCCGCGGATTCCGGGGCGCATCGGCCGAGTGGTACGGCGGATTCCGGCAGCCCTCGCTGCGGTGGTGACCGCGACGGCGGTGGCCGCGATCACGGCGCCCGGAATCGCCCGGGTCGATCTGCCGTCCTGGCGCTCGCACGCACTGCCGGAGATGCCGCACGGCCCGGCACTCGCTCTGGCCACCGCTGTGTTAACAGTGATGTTGGTGGCCAGTCTGGAGTCGTTGCTCGCCGCGGTCGCCGTGGACAAGCTGTCGGCCGACCGTGCCGGCGGGCAAGCGGCCGCCCGATCCAAAGCCGACTTGACGTCGTCCTCGGCCTCGGATCCGGCTTCGGTTTCGGTTTCGGTTTCGGTTTCGGTTTCAGCCTCGGCCCAGGGCCCGGGCCCGTCCTCTTCGCCCCCGCCGGACCCGCCGGACCCGCCCGTCAGACGCTCTGATCTCGACCGTGAGCTGCGTGCCCAGGGCATCGCCAACACCCTGTCCGGGCTTGTCGGCGGGCTGGCGGTGTCCGGCGGTGCGGTGCGCAGTTCGGCGAATGTGCGGGCCGGAGCAACGGGCCGCGCCTCCACCGTGCTGCACGGCGTCTGGGTGGTGCTCGCCGCAGGGCTGCTGGTCACCGCCCTGGAGCAGATCCCACTGGCCGCGCTCGCCGCGCTGGTCATGATGGTCGGCATCCAGATGGTGAGTTTCGCCCACATCCGCAATGTCCATAAGCACCGGGAATTCCTGGTGTACGGGGCGACGATCACCGGCGTGCTCCTCTTCGGTGTGCTCAAGGGTGTAGTGATTGGCATCGCGGTGGCGGTGGCCGTCGCCCTGCACCGGCTGGCCCGGACCAGGATCACAGTGACCGAACAGGGCGGTCAGCATCTGGTGGTCGTACAGGGTCAGTTGACGTTTCTCGCGGTGCCCCGGCTCAGTCGGGCGCTCGCCCGGCTGCCCCAGGACGGGGATGCCGTCGTCGAGCTGGATGGCTTTTTCATGGACCATGCGGCGTACGAGACGATCCAGGACTGGAGCATTGCCCAGACGGCCCACGGCGGCCGGGTCGTCTTCACCGGCAGGTCCGGCGGACGGATCGCCGAGCCCGCCTCGGCGGCGCATTCCTGTTGCCGCCCCTGGACGCCGTGGCGCAACCATCACTGCCACGACCGGCCAGGCCAGACGCCCGAGACCCACCACGCCCGCCTAGGCACGGGCCCCGCCAGCGACTCCGGATCCGGTTCCGTCGAGGACCGCTCCCCCGAGCACCACACGCCCCACAACGCCCCCGGAGCCCACAGCACCCCCGGCCCCGCCGACTCACCCACCGCCGCCCCGCGCCGGACCGGCGGCAACCGCCTGTTCAGCGGCCTGAGTTCGTTCCAGCGGAACACCGCTCCGCTGGTGCGCGAGGAGCTGGCCCGGTTGGCCCGCGAGGGTCAACGCCCCTCCCAGCTCTTCATCACCTGCGCCGACTCCCGCCTGGTCACCAGCATGATCACGGCGAGCGGCCCGGGTGACCTGTTCACCGTACGAAACATCGGCAATCTGGTACCCCCGCCGGACGCCGAGTCGAGTGACGACTCGGTGGGCGCCGCGATCGAGTACGCAGTGGATGTGCTGAAGGTGGATTCCATCACCGTCTGCGGACACTCCGGCTGCGGCGCGATGCAGGCTCTGCTCGGCTCCAAACCGGGCCCGGACACTCCGCCGACGTCCCTGTGGCGCTGGCTGAGGCATGGGCTGCCGAGCCTGGAGCGGATGGCGTCCCGGCATCATGCCTGGGCCCGGATCTCCGGCCGTCTTCCGGCCGATGCGGTGGAGCAGCTCTGCCTCACCAATGTGGTCCAGCAGTTGGACCATCTGCGGGCCCATGGACCGGTGGCGCGGCGGCTCGCCGAGGGCACGCTCCAACTGCACGGGATGTACTTCCATGTGGGCGAGGCGCAGGCCTATCTGCTGGCCGAGGGCGCGAGCGCCGGGCTCGCGCTCGACGAGGTATTCAACCGCGTGGACCCTGGCGACGCACACGCCTCCTCCGATTCCCGCACCCTGGCCGATTCCCATGCCCTGGCCGGTTCCCACGTGCTGGCCGACTCCCGCTCCCCCGGCGACGCCGACACCCCCGGGCCTGCCGCCCCGGGTGATCCAGCCGGCTCCGGCGAGTTGGAACGTACCGGCGTCTGA
- a CDS encoding oxidoreductase — MSTTASDPLATLGTLPGVADAVDSVRKAVDRVYGHRVMRRRSNEVTAEAALRGARGSAALSGADWNLEEVRRRSDFSGDGEAHVIGAALRLTAEAGQLLSIWRQSPLRVLARLHLVAAGGAAPEDAVGRPRLAGEPVDEPLIEAPLPDAEEVAGRLEGLSGLILSGTAAPALVTAAVVHGELLALRPFGSYNGLVARTAERIVLIGSGLDPKSICPAEVGHAEQGRAAYVAAFEGYLSGTPEGMAAWIAHCGRAVELGVRESTAVCEALQRGAA, encoded by the coding sequence ATGAGTACGACTGCCTCTGATCCGCTCGCCACCCTGGGCACCTTGCCGGGGGTCGCCGACGCGGTGGACTCCGTACGCAAGGCCGTCGACCGGGTCTACGGTCACCGCGTCATGCGGCGCCGCAGCAACGAGGTCACCGCTGAAGCGGCGCTGCGCGGCGCCCGTGGCTCGGCGGCGCTGTCCGGTGCCGACTGGAATCTGGAGGAGGTGCGCCGGCGTAGCGACTTCAGCGGTGACGGTGAGGCGCATGTGATCGGAGCGGCCCTGAGGCTCACCGCCGAAGCGGGTCAACTGCTCTCCATCTGGCGGCAGTCGCCGCTGCGTGTCCTGGCGCGGCTGCATCTGGTTGCGGCGGGCGGCGCGGCGCCCGAGGATGCTGTCGGTCGGCCACGGCTGGCAGGCGAACCCGTGGACGAGCCGCTGATCGAAGCGCCGCTGCCGGATGCCGAGGAAGTGGCGGGGCGGCTGGAAGGGCTTTCTGGATTGATCCTTTCGGGCACTGCCGCGCCCGCGCTGGTGACGGCGGCGGTCGTGCACGGTGAACTGCTGGCTCTGCGTCCCTTCGGTTCGTACAACGGCCTCGTCGCGCGTACCGCCGAGCGGATCGTGCTGATCGGGAGCGGCCTCGACCCCAAATCGATCTGCCCCGCCGAGGTGGGCCACGCCGAGCAGGGGCGGGCGGCGTATGTCGCTGCGTTCGAGGGTTACCTGTCGGGGACGCCGGAGGGGATGGCGGCCTGGATCGCGCACTGCGGGCGCGCCGTGGAGCTGGGCGTCAGGGAATCGACTGCGGTGTGCGAGGCGCTGCAGCGCGGCGCTGCGTAG
- the ssd gene encoding septum site-determining protein Ssd: protein MAESIARDRLPTVGVRRSGPLIVTEDVELLDDLLRLCAAAGAEPEVHHSLPERRGGWEQAPMVLVGDDAAQRCRGAARRRGVMLVGRDQDAPDVWRRAVEIGAEYVLRLPDSEGWLVDQIANAAEGVGRPALTVGVIGGRGGSGASTLACALAVTAARAGRRTMLIDGDPLGGGIDVLLGGERAEGMRWPDFAHSKGRVGGGALEESLPALHGLRVLSWGRDDWVVIPPQAIQAVLAAARRLGGVVVVDLPRRVDESVAEALAQLDLGLLVVPGELRAVAAAKRVASMAGMVLDDLRVVARGPYAAGLDERWVAQALGLPLAGELPLDAGLLATQDGGTPPGGSARGPLARFCAAFWERALAPEAAGGRAGGGVS, encoded by the coding sequence GTGGCTGAATCCATCGCACGGGATCGTCTGCCGACCGTCGGGGTGCGACGGAGCGGACCGTTGATCGTGACCGAGGATGTGGAACTCCTCGATGATCTGCTGCGGCTGTGCGCGGCCGCCGGAGCGGAACCAGAAGTTCATCACTCGTTGCCCGAACGCAGAGGCGGCTGGGAGCAGGCCCCGATGGTTCTCGTGGGAGACGATGCCGCCCAGCGGTGCCGCGGAGCGGCACGCAGGCGCGGTGTGATGCTCGTAGGCCGGGACCAGGACGCCCCGGATGTCTGGCGTCGCGCCGTGGAGATCGGGGCCGAATATGTGCTGAGGCTGCCCGATTCGGAGGGCTGGCTCGTCGATCAGATCGCCAATGCGGCGGAAGGCGTGGGCCGGCCGGCACTCACCGTCGGGGTGATCGGCGGACGGGGCGGATCCGGCGCATCCACACTGGCCTGCGCCCTCGCGGTGACCGCGGCCAGGGCCGGACGGCGGACCATGCTGATCGACGGTGACCCGCTCGGCGGGGGCATCGATGTGCTGCTCGGCGGCGAACGGGCCGAGGGAATGAGATGGCCGGATTTCGCCCATTCCAAAGGGCGGGTCGGCGGAGGCGCACTGGAAGAGTCGCTGCCCGCACTGCACGGTCTGCGGGTGCTCAGCTGGGGCCGCGACGACTGGGTGGTCATCCCGCCACAGGCCATACAGGCCGTGCTGGCCGCCGCGCGCAGGCTCGGCGGGGTGGTGGTCGTCGATCTGCCGCGCCGGGTCGACGAGTCGGTGGCCGAGGCGCTCGCACAGCTGGACCTCGGGCTGTTGGTGGTCCCCGGAGAGCTTCGCGCAGTCGCGGCGGCGAAGCGGGTGGCGTCTATGGCCGGGATGGTGCTGGACGACCTGCGGGTGGTGGCCCGTGGCCCGTACGCGGCGGGCCTCGACGAGCGGTGGGTGGCGCAGGCGCTGGGGCTGCCACTTGCCGGGGAACTCCCGCTCGACGCCGGGTTGCTGGCCACTCAGGACGGCGGCACACCGCCCGGCGGCAGTGCGCGCGGTCCACTGGCCAGGTTCTGCGCGGCGTTCTGGGAGCGGGCACTCGCTCCGGAGGCTGCAGGGGGACGCGCCGGTGGGGGTGTGTCATGA
- a CDS encoding ATP-binding protein, with product MKIAFVGKGGSGKTTLSSLFIRHLAANEAHVVAVDADINQHLGAALGLDDQEAATLPAMGAQLPLIKEYLRGSNPRIASVETMIKTTPPGEGSRLLRVRENNPIYDACARTVRLDDGEIQLMATGPFTESDLGVACYHSKVGAVELCLNHLVDGPDDYVVVDMTAGSDSFASGMFTRFDMTFLVAEPTRKGVSVYRQYKEYARDFGVALKVIGNKVQGEDDLDFLRAEVGADLLVGVGHSDWVRAMEKGRPARFELLEADNRMALQALQNAAEDSYEQRDWERYTRQMVHFHLKNAESWGNEKTGADLAAQVDPAFVLDERYVQDGAAQPA from the coding sequence ATGAAGATCGCTTTCGTAGGTAAGGGCGGCAGCGGCAAGACCACACTGTCCTCGCTCTTCATCCGCCACCTTGCCGCCAATGAAGCCCATGTCGTCGCGGTGGACGCCGACATCAACCAGCACCTCGGGGCCGCGCTCGGCCTCGACGACCAAGAGGCTGCGACGCTACCCGCCATGGGAGCCCAGCTACCTCTGATCAAGGAGTATCTGCGCGGCAGCAATCCCCGTATCGCCTCCGTCGAGACGATGATCAAGACGACTCCGCCCGGCGAGGGCTCGCGGCTGCTACGGGTCCGCGAGAACAACCCGATCTACGACGCCTGCGCGCGCACGGTCCGGCTCGACGACGGGGAGATCCAGCTGATGGCCACCGGGCCATTCACCGAGTCGGATCTGGGTGTGGCCTGCTACCACTCCAAGGTCGGTGCGGTCGAGCTCTGCCTCAACCATCTCGTCGACGGCCCCGACGACTATGTCGTCGTTGACATGACAGCAGGTTCAGACTCCTTCGCTTCCGGGATGTTCACCCGCTTCGACATGACGTTCCTGGTCGCCGAGCCGACCCGGAAGGGCGTCTCGGTCTACCGCCAGTACAAGGAGTACGCCCGGGACTTCGGGGTCGCGCTGAAGGTCATCGGCAACAAGGTGCAGGGCGAGGACGATCTGGACTTCCTGCGTGCCGAGGTGGGCGCCGATCTGCTGGTCGGCGTCGGGCACTCCGACTGGGTACGGGCCATGGAGAAGGGCAGGCCGGCCCGCTTCGAGCTGCTGGAGGCGGACAACCGGATGGCCCTGCAGGCACTGCAGAACGCCGCGGAGGATTCGTACGAGCAGCGGGACTGGGAACGCTATACGCGGCAGATGGTGCACTTCCATCTGAAGAACGCGGAGAGCTGGGGCAATGAGAAGACGGGCGCCGACCTGGCTGCCCAGGTCGACCCTGCCTTCGTGCTCGACGAGCGGTACGTGCAGGACGGCGCCGCTCAGCCCGCTTGA
- a CDS encoding HAD family hydrolase, with protein sequence MLSLVENRFLPRTAAFFDLDKTVIAKSSTLTFSKSFYQGGLINRRAVLRTAYAQFVFLAGGADHDQMERMREYLSALCKGWNVQQVKEIVAETLHDLIDPIIYDEAATLIEEHHTAGRDVVIVSTSGAEVVEPIGELLGADRVVATRMVVGDDGCFTGEVEYYAYGPTKAEAVKALAVSEGYDLSRCYAYSDSATDVPMLESVGHPHAVNPDRALRREATLREWPILAFDRPVRLKQRLPTFSMPPRPALLAAAALGAAAVTAGLVWYTSRRRTTTTSA encoded by the coding sequence ATGCTCAGCCTTGTGGAAAACCGCTTCTTGCCGCGCACAGCAGCCTTCTTCGACCTGGACAAGACGGTCATTGCGAAGTCTTCGACGCTGACCTTCAGCAAGTCCTTCTACCAAGGCGGACTGATCAACCGCCGCGCTGTACTGCGCACTGCGTACGCACAGTTCGTGTTCCTTGCCGGGGGCGCAGATCACGACCAGATGGAGCGGATGCGGGAATATCTCTCCGCGCTCTGCAAGGGTTGGAACGTCCAGCAAGTGAAGGAAATCGTCGCCGAGACCCTGCACGATCTGATCGACCCGATCATCTACGACGAAGCGGCGACGCTCATCGAGGAGCATCACACCGCCGGACGCGATGTGGTGATCGTCTCGACCTCGGGCGCCGAGGTCGTCGAGCCTATCGGCGAGCTGCTCGGCGCCGACCGAGTCGTCGCCACCCGGATGGTCGTCGGTGACGACGGCTGCTTCACCGGCGAAGTGGAGTACTACGCGTACGGGCCGACGAAGGCCGAGGCGGTCAAGGCCCTCGCAGTGTCGGAGGGATACGACCTGTCGCGCTGCTACGCCTACAGCGATTCCGCGACCGACGTACCGATGCTGGAGTCGGTCGGCCACCCGCACGCAGTGAATCCGGACCGCGCCCTGCGGCGCGAAGCGACCCTTCGCGAATGGCCGATTCTCGCCTTTGACCGACCGGTCCGACTCAAGCAGCGCCTGCCGACGTTCTCGATGCCGCCGCGCCCGGCGTTGCTCGCTGCGGCAGCGCTGGGCGCAGCCGCCGTCACAGCGGGACTGGTCTGGTACACCTCCCGCCGCCGCACCACCACGACCTCCGCCTGA
- the acs gene encoding acetate--CoA ligase, whose translation MPRDTTDTLGMGDVVSNESLANLLKEERRFAPPADLAANANVKAEAYEQAEADRLGFWAEQARRLTWATEPTETLDWSNPPFAKWFADGKLNVAYNCVDRHVEAGHGDRVAIHFEGEPGDSRAITYADLKDEVSRAANALTELGVRKGDRVAVYLPMIPEAAIAMLACARIGAAHSVVFGGFSADAIAARIQDADAKVVITADGGYRRGKPSALKPAVDDAVSRFDSIEHVLVVRRTGQDTAWTEGRDVWWHEITGRQSAEHTPEAFEAEQPLFILYTSGTTGKPKGILHTSGGYLTQAAYTHNAVFDLKPETDVFWCTADIGWVTGHSYIVYGPLANGATQVMYEGTPDSPHQGRFWEIVQKYGVTILYTAPTAIRTFMKWGDDIPAKFDLSSLRVLGSVGEPINPEAWMWYRKHIGADKCPIVDTWWQTETGAMMISPLPGVTETKPGSAQRALPGISATVVDDEANEVPNGGGGYLVLTEPWPSMLRTIWGDDQRFIDTYWSRFEGKYFAGDGAKKDEDGDIWLLGRVDDVMLVSGHNISTTEVESALVSHPSVAEAAVVGAADETTGQAIVAFVILRGSAAASDELVAELRNHVGATLGPIAKPKRILPVAELPKTRSGKIMRRLLRDVAENRELGDVTTLTDSSVMDLIQTQLPSSSSSED comes from the coding sequence ATGCCCCGGGACACAACGGACACCCTGGGAATGGGAGATGTCGTGAGCAACGAAAGCCTGGCCAATCTGCTCAAGGAGGAGCGGCGGTTTGCACCGCCTGCCGATCTGGCCGCCAATGCCAACGTCAAAGCGGAGGCGTACGAGCAGGCCGAGGCGGACCGGCTGGGCTTCTGGGCCGAGCAGGCCCGTCGCCTGACCTGGGCCACAGAGCCGACCGAGACGCTCGACTGGAGCAACCCGCCCTTCGCGAAGTGGTTCGCGGACGGCAAGCTCAACGTCGCGTACAACTGCGTGGACCGCCATGTCGAGGCCGGCCATGGCGACCGGGTCGCCATCCACTTCGAGGGTGAGCCCGGCGACAGCCGCGCCATCACCTACGCCGACCTGAAGGACGAGGTCTCCCGCGCAGCGAACGCCCTCACCGAGCTCGGTGTCCGTAAGGGCGACCGGGTCGCCGTCTATCTGCCGATGATCCCCGAGGCTGCCATCGCGATGCTGGCCTGTGCCCGCATCGGCGCGGCGCACTCTGTGGTCTTCGGCGGCTTCTCCGCCGACGCCATCGCCGCCCGTATCCAGGACGCGGACGCCAAGGTCGTCATCACCGCCGACGGTGGCTACCGCCGCGGCAAGCCGTCCGCACTCAAGCCCGCCGTGGACGACGCCGTCTCCCGTTTCGACAGCATCGAGCATGTCCTTGTGGTACGGCGCACCGGCCAGGACACCGCGTGGACCGAGGGCCGCGACGTCTGGTGGCACGAGATCACCGGTCGGCAGTCCGCCGAGCACACCCCCGAGGCGTTCGAGGCGGAGCAGCCGCTCTTCATCCTCTACACCTCCGGCACGACGGGTAAGCCGAAGGGCATCCTGCACACCTCCGGTGGCTACCTCACGCAGGCCGCGTACACCCACAACGCGGTCTTCGACCTCAAGCCGGAGACCGATGTCTTCTGGTGCACCGCCGACATCGGCTGGGTGACCGGCCACTCGTACATCGTCTACGGCCCGCTGGCCAACGGCGCGACGCAGGTCATGTACGAGGGCACGCCCGACTCCCCGCACCAGGGGCGTTTCTGGGAGATCGTGCAGAAGTACGGCGTCACGATCCTGTACACCGCGCCGACCGCGATCCGTACGTTCATGAAGTGGGGTGACGACATCCCCGCCAAGTTCGACCTGAGCAGTCTTCGTGTCCTCGGTTCGGTCGGTGAGCCGATCAACCCCGAGGCGTGGATGTGGTACCGCAAGCACATCGGCGCCGACAAGTGCCCGATCGTGGACACCTGGTGGCAGACCGAGACCGGCGCCATGATGATTTCGCCGTTGCCGGGCGTCACGGAGACCAAGCCGGGAAGCGCCCAGCGCGCCCTGCCCGGTATCTCCGCCACGGTCGTCGACGACGAGGCCAACGAGGTTCCGAACGGCGGGGGCGGCTATCTCGTCCTCACCGAGCCGTGGCCGTCGATGCTCCGCACCATCTGGGGCGACGACCAGCGCTTCATCGACACGTACTGGTCGCGCTTCGAGGGCAAGTACTTCGCGGGCGACGGCGCCAAGAAGGACGAGGACGGCGACATCTGGCTGCTCGGCCGGGTCGACGACGTGATGCTCGTGTCCGGGCACAACATCTCGACCACCGAGGTCGAGTCGGCGCTCGTATCGCACCCCTCGGTCGCCGAGGCTGCCGTGGTCGGCGCCGCCGACGAGACGACCGGCCAGGCCATCGTCGCCTTCGTGATACTGCGCGGTTCGGCTGCCGCCTCGGACGAGCTCGTTGCCGAGCTGCGCAACCACGTCGGCGCCACCCTCGGCCCGATCGCCAAGCCGAAGCGGATCCTGCCGGTCGCCGAACTGCCGAAGACCCGCTCCGGCAAGATCATGCGGCGTCTGCTGCGTGACGTCGCCGAGAACCGCGAGCTGGGCGATGTCACGACGCTCACCGACTCCTCAGTGATGGACCTCATCCAGACCCAGCTGCCGTCCTCCTCCTCATCCGAGGACTGA